From the Candidatus Bathyarchaeota archaeon genome, one window contains:
- a CDS encoding 50S ribosomal protein L14, protein MLGHGQKISRGLVAGSILKCADNTGARKLRLIQSLGYKGRLRRYPSAAVGDKVTVSVRQGAPDLKKKIFQAVIVRQRRPFRRIDGVWVQFEENAAVIITPDGEMKGSEIRGPVAREAAERWPRVASASSIIV, encoded by the coding sequence ATGCTTGGACACGGACAGAAAATCTCGCGTGGACTAGTTGCGGGCTCAATCCTCAAATGCGCCGACAACACTGGTGCACGCAAACTCAGACTAATCCAGAGCCTGGGCTACAAAGGCAGGCTACGCCGTTACCCCTCAGCTGCAGTCGGCGACAAAGTCACCGTCTCAGTAAGGCAAGGCGCTCCTGACCTGAAAAAGAAAATCTTCCAAGCAGTCATCGTACGCCAAAGACGCCCTTTCAGACGCATCGACGGCGTATGGGTGCAGTTCGAAGAAAACGCAGCAGTTATCATCACCCCTGACGGTGAAATGAAAGGTTCAGAAATCCGCGGGCCAGTAGCAAGAGAGGCAGCTGAAAGATGGCCCCGAGTTGCAAGCGCCTCTAGTATAATAGTGTAG
- a CDS encoding 30S ribosomal protein S17 codes for MSLTFKKPKKTCDDKNCPFHGTLPVRGRVLDGVVATSKMDKTVIVEREYLQFSTKYVRYERRRSNIPSHNPPCIDAKEGDRVKIAECRPISKTVSFVVVEKMEEK; via the coding sequence ATGTCTCTGACTTTCAAGAAACCCAAAAAAACATGTGACGACAAAAACTGTCCCTTCCACGGAACCCTCCCCGTTAGAGGTCGCGTATTGGATGGTGTTGTTGCCACTTCAAAGATGGACAAAACTGTTATCGTTGAACGTGAGTACCTGCAGTTCTCAACCAAATATGTGCGGTACGAACGCAGACGAAGCAATATTCCCTCACACAACCCCCCATGCATTGACGCTAAAGAAGGCGACCGCGTAAAAATTGCTGAGTGCCGCCCAATTAGCAAGACCGTTTCCTTTGTTGTAGTCGAAAAGATGGAGGAGAAGTAA
- a CDS encoding ribonuclease P protein component 1, producing the protein MKVTPDIVREEFIGTHGKVTSSCHAGYVGINGMVMDETRNTFTLQHEGKAKSIVKESAVFTFQFSDGTAVQVDGKLLVGKPEDRLKKTVKRLW; encoded by the coding sequence ATGAAAGTAACTCCTGACATCGTCCGTGAAGAATTCATAGGCACCCACGGCAAAGTCACCAGCAGCTGCCACGCTGGCTACGTAGGCATAAACGGCATGGTCATGGATGAAACCCGAAACACCTTCACCCTTCAACACGAAGGCAAAGCCAAAAGCATAGTTAAAGAATCAGCAGTTTTCACGTTTCAATTTTCCGACGGAACCGCCGTTCAAGTCGACGGCAAACTTCTCGTGGGAAAACCTGAAGACCGCCTCAAAAAAACCGTAAAGAGGTTATGGTAA
- the rpmC gene encoding 50S ribosomal protein L29: protein MVLLRLKDIDKMSSADRAKKLGELRAELSRIRTLISAGGAIENPSRVWVIRKTIAQLLTVENEYKLGIRSADGKAASPKKGKGSKSK, encoded by the coding sequence ATGGTGCTTTTGCGTCTAAAAGATATTGACAAGATGTCTTCAGCTGACCGTGCTAAGAAACTTGGGGAATTGCGGGCAGAGTTGTCTCGTATAAGAACCTTGATTAGTGCGGGTGGTGCTATTGAGAACCCCAGTAGGGTTTGGGTGATTCGTAAGACCATTGCACAGTTATTGACTGTGGAGAACGAGTACAAACTTGGCATCCGCAGCGCTGACGGCAAGGCGGCATCCCCCAAAAAAGGCAAAGGAAGTAAATCCAAATGA